A DNA window from Helianthus annuus cultivar XRQ/B chromosome 15, HanXRQr2.0-SUNRISE, whole genome shotgun sequence contains the following coding sequences:
- the LOC110913208 gene encoding F-box/kelch-repeat protein At3g06240: protein MSNDLCGDLIADIFSRLPTKSLLRFRSVSKSLCACIGSPDFIQLHSLRSPNTVVVTHRIRDKGEAQDKHIYTLHSDGQLAYKYHPYTGIPTIEYPFKKCKIVGSCNGILCVCEYGTGEHGARLYLWNPSIRRKVTVPFISWVDGFGFDPIIDDYKILRISKAGSSVYTVKTRTCRVIASPISLFSSWKSYQCIFNGALHWTVKRYLTRDIRHYYIMTFDLSSEVFSTIELPEPSWKTRLVTVIKGSLAVISTKPDYSMIWVMREYNNIASWSVVSELNSNPFKGAQRVVPITPNDELLCISFKYYKEILVYNPKTQVRMRLADFSDSSMILDVNLCVESLGLLDMGLHEGRKLPGKQEENK from the coding sequence ATGTCAAATGATCTATGTGGGGATCTAATTGCTGATATCTTCTCAAGACTACCAACCAAATCCCTTCTGCGATTTAGATCGGTTTCCAAATCACTATGTGCTTGTATCGGCAGCCCCGATTTCATCCAACTGCATAGTCTTCGATCTCCTAATACAGTAGTGGTCACACACCGAATTCGTGACAAAGGAGAAGCACAAGATAAACACATCTACACATTACACTCGGACGGACAATTGGCATACAAATACCATCCCTATACGGGAATACCAACAATTGAGTATCCTTTCAAAAAATGCAAAATTGTTGGCTCATGTAATGGAATTCTATGTGTATGTGAATATGGAACCGGCGAACATGGAGCCCGCCTTTATCTATGGAACCCTTCAATTAGGCGCAAAGTAACCGTACCCTTCATTAGTTGGGTAGATGGGTTTGGTTTCGACCCAATCATCGACGACTACAAGATTTTGAGGATATCCAAAGCAGGTTCATCTGTTTACACCGTGAAGACACGCACTTGTCGTGTGATTGCTTCCCCTATTTCTCTGTTCTCGAGTTGGAAGTCATACCAGTGTATTTTCAATGGAGCATTGCATTGGACTGTAAAAAGGTACTTAACACGCGATATACGCCATTATTATATAATGACATTTGATCTGAGCTCTGAGGTTTTTTCTACGATTGAGTTGCCAGAACCAAGTTGGAAAACGCGTCTAGTGACGGTCATCAAAGGTTCTCTAGCTGTGATTTCAACAAAACCTGACTATAGCATGATCTGGGTGATGAGAGAATATAACAACATTGCTTCTTGGTCTGTTGTTAGTGAACTAAATTCAAATCCATTTAAAGGAGCACAAAGAGTTGTACCAATTACCCCCAATGATGAATTGCTATGCATCTCTTTCAAATATTATAAGGAGATCCTAGTTTATAATCCCAAGACACAGGTACGAATGAGGCTTGCGGACTTCAGTGATTCTTCTATGATACTTGACGTGAATTTGTGTGTTGAAAGCCTTGGATTGTTAGACATGGGACTTCATGAAGGAAGAAAATTACCTGGAAAACAAGAGGAGAACAAGTGA
- the LOC110910359 gene encoding F-box/kelch-repeat protein At3g06240 isoform X2 yields MIIHQVYFYGATIFTDMYTLHSGGQLSNDPYVGVTAVEYPFTSNRIVGSCNGVLCLHEYGKGIILWNPSIRRKVTVHDRPLLSDWGGQLHPFGFAFDPIIKDYKIVMTTKCDTKKGLVLRTFVYRTKKDAWHQIASPTRDLLSCRESYQCLFNGTLHWVIKRFLTGSHDDCHSPYILAFNPSSEIFSTIELPEPSWETEEVTIINGSLAVISSKHDDSWIWVRNNTTASWSVAFKLKAHEFEGTHRVFQLTANSDLLFNPCGIIVYNPETRERLSLVRLSASSLVGVTGSTRGLLIYPCIESLGLLDMGTSCDQGRRNKKRSRAYWLL; encoded by the coding sequence ATGATTATACACCAAGTTTATTTCTATGGAGCAACAATCTTTACAGATATGTATACATTACACTCTGGAGGTCAATTGTCAAATGATCCCTATGTCGGCGTAACAGCAGTCGAATATCCTTTTACAAGTAACCGCATTGTCGGTTCATGTAATGGGGTTCTCTGTCTTCATGAATATGGAAAGGGTATCATTCTATGGAACCCTTCAATTAGGCGCAAAGTAACCGTACATGACCGCCCTTTGTTGAGCGATTGGGGAGGCCAACTGCATCCGTTCGGGTTTGCTTTCGACCCAATCATTAAAGATTACAAGATTGTGATGACAACCAAATGCGATACTAAAAAAGGACTTGTACTAAGGACATTTGTTTACCGCACGAAGAAGGACGCTTGGCATCAGATTGCTTCCCCTACTCGGGATCTCTTATCTTGTCGAGAGTCATATCAGTGTCTTTTCAATGGAACATTGCATTGGGTAATAAAACGGTTTTTAACGGGTTCACATGATGATTGCCATTCTCCTTATATATTGGCATTCAATCCGAGCTCAGAGATTTTCTCTACGATTGAGCTGCCAGAACCAAGTTGGGAAACCGAGGAGGTGACGATCATCAATGGTTCTCTAGCTGTGATTTCTTCAAAACACGATGATAGTTGGATTTGGGTGAGGAATAACACTACTGCTTCTTGGTCCGTTGCTTTTAAACTGAAGGCACATGAATTTGAAGGAACACACAGAGTTTTTCAGCTTACCGCCAATAGTGATTTACTATTCAACCCCTGCGGGATCATAGTTTATAATCCAGAGACTAGGGAACGGTTGAGCCTTGTGCGCTTGAGTGCTTCTTCACTTGTGGGCGTGACCGGTTCTACACGCGGTCTTCTCATATATCCTTGCATTGAAAGCCTCGGATTGTTAGATATGGGGACTTCATGTGATCAAGGGAGGAGGAACAAAAAGAGAAGCAGAGCATATTGGCTTTTATGA
- the LOC110914716 gene encoding F-box/kelch-repeat protein At3g06240, whose product MSYDLCEELIIEIFSRLPSKSLLRFRSVSKSLCACIDSPDFIRLHTLQSPKKVLTIHQFPYEREEHLKNIYTLHAQGQFPNNPCTGIPQIKFPFSFKIVGSCNGIICICGDGDLHLWNPSTRRIVTIHDLSSWCRRYYECISAGVLGFGFDPIINDYKILRITTPTSYIYSMKTRTRREIASPVTPLITFVKLDQCLFNGALHWAVKRYLTDARDECDYFIMKFDLSLEVFSTIELPEPSWETSVVTIIKGCLGVISSDNHDRSWIWVRREDNNTDSWCVAYKLDTNPFKGAGRVFQITPNDELLYNVHCNGIRAYNLATKGLSRLVASSEPSTSLVDMDVCVENLGWIVR is encoded by the coding sequence ATGTCGTACGATCTATGTGAAGAACTCATTATTGAAATCTTCTCAAGACTACCATCCAAATCCCTCCTCCGATTCAGATCAGTTTCCAAATCGTTATGTGCTTGTATCGATAGCCCCGATTTCATCAGACTCCATACTCTTCAATCTCCGAAAAAAGTCTTGACCATCCACCAATTTCCTTACGAACGTGAAGAACACcttaaaaacatatatacctTACATGCACAAGGTCAGTTTCCAAATAATCCCTGTACTGGAATACCACAAATCAAGTTTCCTTTCAGTTTCAAAATTGTTGGTTCCTGCAATGGAATTATATGTATTTGTGGAGACGGTGATCTTCATCTATGGAACCCTTCAACTAGGCGCATAGTAACCATACATGATCTCTCTTCTTGGTGTCGCCGTTATTATGAATGTATTTCTGCGGGTGTATTAGGGTTTGGTTTCGATCCAATCATCAACGATTACAAGATTTTGAGGATAACCACTCCAACTTCATATATTTACTCTATGAAGACACGCACTCGGCGTGAGATTGCTTCCCCGGTGACTCCTTTAATTACTTTTGTGAAGTTAGACCAGTGTCTTTTTAATGGAGCATTGCATTGGGCGGTAAAAAGGTATTTAACTGATGCACGCGATGAATGCGATTACTTTATAATGAAATTCGATTTGAGTTTGGAGGTTTTTTCGACGATTGAGTTGCCAGAACCAAGTTGGGAAACGAGCGTAGTGACGATCATCAAAGGTTGTTTAGGTGTGATTTCTTCAGACAATCATGATCGTAGTTGGATTTGGGTGAGGAGAGAAGACAACAACACTGATTCTTGGTGTGTTGCTTATAAACTGGATACAAATCCATTTAAAGGAGCAGGCAGAGTATTTCAAATTACCCCCAATGATGAATTACTATACAACGTTCATTGTAACGGGATCAGAGCTTATAATCTTGCGACAAAGGGGCTATCCAGACTTGTGGCATCGAGTGAACCTTCAACTAGCTTAGTTGACATGGATGTGTGTGTTGAAAACCTTGGATGGATTGTTAGATAA
- the LOC110910358 gene encoding putative pentatricopeptide repeat-containing protein At3g25970: protein MIQLRRAALYALQSNHCNIIKLGTIGDTYTANILLTGYVKNPQLQLAHKLFDEMPQRDAVSWNSLISGYVNHGVLESTWAVITRMKHCGFWFDEYTFGSILKGVGSNECLFAGQQLHACIVKTGYEQNVYSGSALLDMYAKCGRVNDARKCFDCMPERNTVSWNALISGYVETGDRFNCFSLFESMHREGVRLDDGTFSPLLTLFDSPDLYKQTVQVHCAIIKHGMLSDCSVLNATISAYSGCGSVEDAKKVFDSASDERDIVSWNAMLAAYLEHDKRVLAFNLFSMMQILGFEPDIYTYTSMISSCFEEEITNQGQPLHALVIKRGVEHLIPVSNSLMAMYSGSNGVYMDNAIRIFNEMEVKDHVSWNSMLTGLSQHGFSENALKLFQIMQSGNVGMDYYAFSTVLRSCADVAALQLGQQIHTLALKSGYESNEFVTSNLIVMYSKCGTIEDARRSFETSYKQNAVTWNSMMFAYAQHGQGHVALDLFSRMKISKVKMDHITFVAVLTACSHNGLVEKGYAFLKTMESGYGISPRMEHYACVIDLYGRAGRLKEAENIVKEMPFQPDAMVWKTLLGACRLCGDVVLATRVGKLLLESQPYDDCTYVLLCELYGHLKWWDEIAVLKRTMKEKGVKKMPGWSWIEVGNQMHAFHAASRSHTRNEDIRQMLRTLTNDIAYLDNYL from the coding sequence ATGATCCAATTACGCAGGGCTGCTTTGTATGCCCTTCAATCAAACCACTGTAATATAATCAAGTTAGGAACCATCGGGGATACTTACACTGCCAACATTCTATTAACAGGTTATGTAAAAAACCCACAACTACAACTTGCCCACAAgttgttcgatgaaatgcctcagaGAGACGCTGTTTCATGGAACTCGTTAATCTCGGGATACGTCAACCACGGGGTTCTTGAGAGCACATGGGCAGTTATAACGCGTATGAAACATTGTGGGTTTTGGTTTGATGAGTACACATTTGGTAGCATACTCAAGGGTGTTGGTTCTAATGAGTGTCTCTTTGCCGGGCAGCAATTGCACGCGTGCATCGTTAAAACAGGGTATGAACAGAATGTGTACTCGGGGAGTGCTCTTTTGGACATGTATGCGAAATGTGGTAGAGTGAACGATGCACGCAAGTGTTTTGATTGCATGCCTGAGCGTAATACTGTGTCGTGGAATGCTTTGATTTCGGGATATGTTGAAACGGGTGACCGTTTTAACTGTTTCTCGTTATTCGAATCTATGCATAGGGAAGGCGTGAGGCTTGACGATGGCACGTTTTCTCCCCTTTTGACGTTATTCGATAGCCCTGATTTATATAAACAAACAGTGCAAGTCCACTGTGCGATTATAAAACACGGCATGTTATCTGATTGCTCTGTACTTAACGCCACAATCAGTGCTTACTCGGGATGTGGGTCAGTCGAAGATGCAAAGAAAGTCTTCGACAGCGCAAGTGATGAGCGGGATATTGTCAGTTGGAACGCCATGCTGGCGGCTTATCTGGAACATGATAAACGGGTCCTTGCGTTTAACCTTTTCTCTATGATGCAAATTTTGGGATTCGAACCGGATATTTATACGTACACTAGCATGATAAGTTCTTGCTTTGAAGAAGAAATTACAAACCAAGGACAACCTTTACACGCATTGGTAATCAAAAGAGGCGTTGAGCATTTGATACCGGTTTCTAATTCATTGATGGCTATGTATAGTGGATCAAATGGCGTTTATATGGATAACGCGATAAGAATATTTAACGAAATGGAGGTTAAAGACCATGTTTCTTGGAACTCAATGTTAACAGGACTCTCGCAACACGGGTTTAGTGAGAACGCGTTGAAGCTTTTTCAAATAATGCAATCTGGGAATGTGGGGATGGATTATTACGCGTTTTCTACGGTCCTTAGATCTTGTGCTGATGTGGCAGCCTTACAGTTAGGTCAACAGATTCACACTTTGGCGTTAAAATCGGGTTATGAATCTAATGAATTTGTAACCAGTAATTTAATAGTTATGTACTCTAAGTGTGGGACTATTGAGGATGCTAGAAGATCGTTCGAGACTTCATATAAGCAGAACGCGGTTACTTGGAACTCAATGATGTTTGCATACGCTCAACACGGTCAAGGGCATGTTGCGTTGGATCTTTTCTCTCGGATGAAAATAAGTAAAGTGAAAATGGATCATATAACTTTTGTTGCGGTTCTAACAGCATGCAGTCACAACGGTTTAGTCGAAAAAGGATACGCCTTTTTAAAAACTATGGAATCTGGTTACGGAATTTCACCGCGAATGGAGCATTacgcttgtgtgatcgacttatATGGACGGGCGGGTCGTCTCAAAGAGGCAGAAAACATTGTTAAAGAAATGCCGTTTCAACCTGATGCAATGGTTTGGAAAACGTTATTAGGGGCGTGTAGATTATGTGGTGATGTTGTGTTAGCTACACGCGTGGGGAAGTTGTTATTGGAATCGCAGCCTTACGATGATTGTACTTACGTTCTTTTGTGTGAGTTATATGGTCATCTTAAGTGGTGGGATGAAATTGCGGTTTTAAAGAGAACAATGAAAGAAAAGGGGGTCAAAAAGATGCCCGGTTGGAGCTGGATAGAGGTTGGGAACCAGATGCATGCATTTCATGCTGCTAGCCGTTCACATACTCGAAACGAGGATATACGTCAAATGCTGAGAACACTAACAAACGATATTGCGTATTTAGATAATTATTTATGA
- the LOC110910357 gene encoding 60S ribosomal protein L14-2: MPFKRYVEIGRIALVNYGKDYGKLVVIVDVIDQNRALVDAPDMVRGQINFKRLTLTDIKIDIKRVPNKKTLVAALEAADVKNKWESSSWGRKLIVQKKRASLNDFDRFKIMLAKIKKAGVVRQELAKLKKETTA; the protein is encoded by the exons ATG CCGTTCAAGAGGTACGTTGAGATCGGAAGAATCGCACTGGTCAACTACGGCAAGGATTATGGAAAACTTGTGGTCATTGTCGATGTTATTGATCAAAATAGG GCACTTGTTGATGCTCCTGACATGGTAAGAGGCCAAATAAACTTCAAAAGACTGACACTCACGGACATCAAGATCGACATTAAAAGAGTTCCAAATAAGAAAACCCTTGTTGCTGCATTGGAAGCCGCTG ATGTTAAGAACAAGTGGGAAAGCAGTTCCTGGGGAAGGAAGCTTATCGTTCAAAAGAAGAGGGCTTCGCTAAATGATTTTGATAGGTTCAAGATTATGTTGGCCAAGATAAAG AAGGCTGGAGTTGTAAGGCAAGAACTAGCAAAGCTTAAGAAGGAGACCACAGCATGA
- the LOC110910354 gene encoding F-box/kelch-repeat protein At3g06240, with translation MSSDLCGDLIADIFSRLPTKSLLRFRSVSKSLCACIGSPDFIQLHSLRSPNTVVVTHRIRDKGEAQDKHIYTLHSDGQLAYKYHPYMGIPTIEYPFKKCKIVGSCNGILCVCEYGTGEHGARLYLWNPSIRRKVTVPFISWVDGFGFDPIIDDYKILRISKAGSSVYTVKTRTCRVIASPISPFSSWKSYQCIFNGALHWTVKRYLTRDIRHYYIMTFDLSSEVFSTIELPEPSWKTRLVTVIKGSLAVISTKPDYSIIWVMREYNNTASWSVVSELNSNPFKGAQRVVPIAPNDELLCISFKYYKEILVYNPKTQVRMRLADFSDSSRILDVNLCVESLGLLDMGLHEGSKLPGKQEENK, from the coding sequence ATGTCAAGTGATCTATGTGGGGATCTGATTGCTGATATCTTCTCAAGACTACCAACCAAATCCCTTCTGCGATTTAGATCGGTTTCCAAATCACTATGTGCTTGTATTGGCAGCCCCGATTTCATCCAACTGCATAGTCTTCGATCTCCTAATACAGTAGTGGTCACACACCGAATTCGTGACAAAGGAGAAGCACAAGATAAACACATCTACACATTACATTCGGACGGACAATTGGCGTATAAATACCATCCCTATATGGGAATACCAACAATTGAGTATCCTTTCAAAAAATGCAAAATTGTTGGCTCATGTAACGGAATTCTATGTGTATGTGAATATGGAACCGGTGAACATGGAGCCCGCCTTTATTTATGGAACCCTTCGATTAGGCGCAAAGTAACGGTACCCTTCATTAGTTGGGTAGATGGGTTTGGTTTCGACCCAATCATCGACGACTACAAGattttgaggatatcaaaagcggGTTCATCTGTTTACACCGTGAAGACACGCACTTGTCGTGTGATTGCTTCCCCTATTTCTCCGTTTTCGAGTTGGAAGTCATACCAGTGTATTTTCAATGGAGCATTGCATTGGACTGTAAAAAGGTACTTAACACGCGATATACGCCATTATTATATAATGACATTTGATCTGAGCTCTGAGGTTTTTTCTACGATTGAGTTGCCGGAACCAAGTTGGAAAACGCGTCTAGTGACAGTCATCAAAGGTTCTCTAGCTGTGATTTCAACAAAACCTGACTATAGCATAATCTGGGTGATGAGAGAATATAACAACACTGCTTCTTGGTCTGTTGTTAGTGAACTAAATTCAAATCCATTTAAAGGAGCACAAAGGGTTGTACCAATTGCCCCCAATGATGAATTGCTATGCATCTCTTTCAAATATTATAAGGAGATCCTAGTTTATAATCCCAAGACACAGGTACGAATGAGGCTTGCGGACTTCAGTGATTCTTCTCGGATACTTGACGTGAATTTGTGTGTTGAAAGCCTTGGATTGTTAGACATGGGACTTCATGAAGGGAGCAAATTACCAGGAAAACAAGAGGAGAACAAGTGA
- the LOC110913209 gene encoding F-box/kelch-repeat protein At3g06240-like translates to MSNDLCEDLILNIFSKLPTKSLLRFRSVSKSLCVRIRTPSVFIRLHTFRSPEKAMITHRLYWGRSSNDSIYTDVFAVGFDPVIDDYKILRITTTPTSYIYTMNTHTWREIASPTPTTTTPFTFVKYYQCLFQGTLHWVIKRYATNAHGLWYYIMRFDLSFEVFSTIELPQPSSETSDVSLTVIKGCLAVFTSDHHDHCLWIRREYNNIYPATWHIAFRYITNPLEVEHRVLQMTPKDDLLYIVYPNKILVYNIVTMAISSPEDLSDYPTSLDGMDMCLDSVGLLDMGTSCEGYCKLCKFRFYYNS, encoded by the coding sequence ATGTCTAATGATCTGTGTGAAGATTTGATTCTTAACATCTTCTCAAAACTACCAACCAAATCCCTTCTCCGCTTCAGATCAGTTTCCAAATCATTATGTGTTCGTATCCGTACACCGAGTGTCTTCATCCGACTCCATACTTTTCGATCTCCGGAGAAAGCCATGATCACACACCGACTTTATTGGGGCCGTAGTTCCAATGACAGTATCTACACGGATGTATTCGCAGTTGGTTTCGACCCTGTCATCGACGATTACAAGATTTTGAGGATAACCACAACACCAACTTCATATATTTACACCATGAACACACACACTTGGCGTGAGATTGCTTCCCCTACCCCTACTACTACTACTCCTTTTACTTTTGTCAAGTATTACCAGTGTCTTTTCCAAGGAACATTGCATTGGGTCATAAAAAGGTATGCAACCAATGCACATGGTTTATGGTATTATATAATGAGATTCGATTTGAGCTTTGAGGTTTTTTCTACGATCGAGTTGCCCCAACCAAGTTCGGAAACCAGTGATGTAAGTTTAACAGTCATCAAAGGTTGTCTAGCTGTGTTTACTTCGGACCATCATGACCATTGTCTTTGGATTAGAAGAGAGTACAATAACATATACCCTGCTACTTGGCATATTGCTTTTAGATATATTACAAATCCACTTGAAGTAGAACATAGAGTTTTGCAAATGACCCCCAAAGATGATCTACTATACATTGTTTATCCTAACAAGATCCTAGTTTATAATATTGTGACAATGGCGATATCTAGTCCGGAGGACTTGAGTGATTATCCAACTAGCTTAGATGGCATGGATATGTGTTTGGATAGCGTTGGATTATTAGATATGGGGACTTCATGTGAGGGTTATTGCAAATTATGCAAATTTAGGTTCTATTACAACAGTTGA
- the LOC110910359 gene encoding F-box/kelch-repeat protein At3g06240 isoform X1, with protein MSSYDLCEELIVEILSRLPTKSLLRFRSVSKSLCACIGSPDFIRLHALRSPNKVMIIHQVYFYGATIFTDMYTLHSGGQLSNDPYVGVTAVEYPFTSNRIVGSCNGVLCLHEYGKGIILWNPSIRRKVTVHDRPLLSDWGGQLHPFGFAFDPIIKDYKIVMTTKCDTKKGLVLRTFVYRTKKDAWHQIASPTRDLLSCRESYQCLFNGTLHWVIKRFLTGSHDDCHSPYILAFNPSSEIFSTIELPEPSWETEEVTIINGSLAVISSKHDDSWIWVRNNTTASWSVAFKLKAHEFEGTHRVFQLTANSDLLFNPCGIIVYNPETRERLSLVRLSASSLVGVTGSTRGLLIYPCIESLGLLDMGTSCDQGRRNKKRSRAYWLL; from the coding sequence ATGTCGTCGTATGATCTATGCGAAGAGCTGATTGTTGAAATCTTGTCAAGGCTACCAACGAAATCCCTCCTCCGATTTAGATCTGTTTCCAAATCATTATGTGCTTGTATTGGGAGCCCCGATTTCATCCGACTCCACGCTCTTCGATCTCCGAACAAAGTCATGATTATACACCAAGTTTATTTCTATGGAGCAACAATCTTTACAGATATGTATACATTACACTCTGGAGGTCAATTGTCAAATGATCCCTATGTCGGCGTAACAGCAGTCGAATATCCTTTTACAAGTAACCGCATTGTCGGTTCATGTAATGGGGTTCTCTGTCTTCATGAATATGGAAAGGGTATCATTCTATGGAACCCTTCAATTAGGCGCAAAGTAACCGTACATGACCGCCCTTTGTTGAGCGATTGGGGAGGCCAACTGCATCCGTTCGGGTTTGCTTTCGACCCAATCATTAAAGATTACAAGATTGTGATGACAACCAAATGCGATACTAAAAAAGGACTTGTACTAAGGACATTTGTTTACCGCACGAAGAAGGACGCTTGGCATCAGATTGCTTCCCCTACTCGGGATCTCTTATCTTGTCGAGAGTCATATCAGTGTCTTTTCAATGGAACATTGCATTGGGTAATAAAACGGTTTTTAACGGGTTCACATGATGATTGCCATTCTCCTTATATATTGGCATTCAATCCGAGCTCAGAGATTTTCTCTACGATTGAGCTGCCAGAACCAAGTTGGGAAACCGAGGAGGTGACGATCATCAATGGTTCTCTAGCTGTGATTTCTTCAAAACACGATGATAGTTGGATTTGGGTGAGGAATAACACTACTGCTTCTTGGTCCGTTGCTTTTAAACTGAAGGCACATGAATTTGAAGGAACACACAGAGTTTTTCAGCTTACCGCCAATAGTGATTTACTATTCAACCCCTGCGGGATCATAGTTTATAATCCAGAGACTAGGGAACGGTTGAGCCTTGTGCGCTTGAGTGCTTCTTCACTTGTGGGCGTGACCGGTTCTACACGCGGTCTTCTCATATATCCTTGCATTGAAAGCCTCGGATTGTTAGATATGGGGACTTCATGTGATCAAGGGAGGAGGAACAAAAAGAGAAGCAGAGCATATTGGCTTTTATGA